A stretch of the Lineus longissimus chromosome 12, tnLinLong1.2, whole genome shotgun sequence genome encodes the following:
- the LOC135496941 gene encoding ethanolamine kinase 1-like, whose protein sequence is MAARILDLDTTVDKDSNQDGLLKMLAKLRPAWKKDDIKIEPLQQGLVNHMLLCKANENKDEWLVARIFGITVEGFIQNRQKELIHTKLMADLKIGPPLYATFTNGLVSGFTKGTTYFWTDLSAFKNIKLLKAVARAMAKIHCETTRRIAVDEYRVEKVKPMMDVLKDFTLEWPEVIVDEETTKWFNSEVPTQGERIKELDLVFGGLKVVTDNIRGHELSFCHNDCNPTNVIYDEKEDHVTFVDFEMCGLAEPLMDLSNFLVTSATGLAPDPQGLYHSPEVSREVVLTYFREINKHDNIRDDVTEDKIQETLDIIEIIAIALLYFFHIAAVKIASLPERSMDPKIFLGLSLARLKCYWRDRARMIDLLEKLRNKGRKNTKANKK, encoded by the exons ATGGCTGCTCGCATTCTCGATCTCGACACTACGGTGGACAAGGACAGTAACCAAGATGGCTTACTGAAGATGCTAGCGAAACTGCGACCAGCTTGGAAGaaggatgacatcaaaatcGAG CCTCTACAACAGGGTTTAGTCAATCACATGCTACTCTGTAAAGCCAACGAAAACAAGGATGAATGGTTGGTGGCCAGGATATTCGGAATAACCGTGGAGGGCTTCATTCAAAACAGGCAGAAAGAGTTAATCCACACAAAGTTGATGGCGGATTTGAAGATTGGGCCTCCCCTCTACGCGACATTCACCAACGGTCTTGTTTCAGGATTCACCAAGGGAACGACCTATTTCTGGACAGATTTGTCCGCTTTTAAGAACATCAAGCTCTTGAA GGCAGTTGCGCGGGCTATGGCCAAGATTCACTGCGAGACAACAAGGCGGATTGCTGTCGATGAATATAGGGTGGAGAAGGTGAAGCCCATGATGGATGTCCTCAAAGATTTTACACTCGAGTGGCCCGAGGTGATAGTCGATGAAGAAACAACAAAATG GTTCAACAGTGAGGTACCGACCCAAGGAGAGCGGATAAAGGAACTAGATCTTGTGTTTGGAGGTCTGAAGGTGGTGACGGATAATATTCGTGGTCATGAACTCTCGTTTTGTCACAATGACTGCAACCCGACGAATGTCATCTATGATGAAAAGGAAG ACCACGTGACATTTGTGGATTTTGAGATGTGTGGTCTCGCTGAGCCCCTGATGGATTTATCCAACTTTCTGGTCACGTCTGCAACAG GCTTAGCCCCGGATCCTCAGGGACTGTACCACAGTCCTGAAGTCTCGCGAGAAGTCGTCTTGACCTACTTCAGAGAGATCAATAAACATGACAACAtccgtgatgacgtcacagaggACAAAATCCAAGAAACTCTAGACATAATCGAGATAATAGCTATA GCTCTGTTGTATTTCTTCCATATTGCTGCAGTTAAAATAGCGAGCCTCCCCGAGAGATCCATGGATCCCAAAATATTTCTTGG CCTGAGTCTCGCCCGCCTCAAGTGCTACTGGCGAGATCGCGCAAGGATGATAGACCTCCTGGAGAAACTGAGGAACAAAGGGCGTAAGAATACCAAGGCAAACAAGAAGTGA